Proteins encoded together in one Paenibacillus sp. J23TS9 window:
- a CDS encoding ABC transporter substrate-binding protein, protein MRTVKKGLMTLLGITLIGTQLVACGSTSDSAKTTEPAGNDKKETTAETPKDTAKPVEITWWNFPSFQALDGEVGKYEKQIIEAFNKKYPEIKVNLEMITFEAGPEKLNVAIASNTAPDVIYDAPGRILDWAKKDLLAPLDDMVTDEVRKDVPEALWKQSMVGDKTYMYPINTAPFMMGVNKTVFEKIGALDLLPLDRPDRTWTFDEYKKALQAVKEKAPDIIPSGFFAKSQAGDQGTRAYIANLGNASFLNDDYSKIAINTDKAGAALDWIRQGVKDKLVVSGSESLTGGDVNDLFLQGKLAITLNYSPVLRAQNKTLKKAEFEDVLVPFPTIDGAKPKLEPYLGGMAIFNNGDDAKIAASKKLIDFIANDPEWGKKDLIQTGGLSARSSITGLYDDPEYTYAEQARDFYSNPPTIVDGYAEVRTFWFPELQRVLLGKATGKEALDEFAKKADEAITKAKAEAGK, encoded by the coding sequence ATGAGAACAGTAAAAAAAGGGCTGATGACGCTCCTAGGCATTACATTGATCGGTACCCAGCTCGTTGCTTGCGGATCGACAAGTGATTCGGCGAAAACAACCGAGCCGGCAGGCAATGACAAGAAAGAAACAACCGCAGAAACACCGAAGGATACGGCCAAGCCCGTAGAAATCACGTGGTGGAACTTCCCGAGCTTTCAGGCGCTTGACGGGGAAGTCGGCAAGTATGAGAAGCAGATTATCGAGGCCTTCAACAAGAAATACCCTGAGATTAAGGTCAATCTGGAGATGATCACGTTCGAAGCCGGACCGGAAAAGCTGAATGTTGCCATTGCTTCGAATACCGCTCCGGATGTTATCTATGACGCGCCAGGCCGGATCCTCGACTGGGCCAAGAAGGACCTGCTCGCTCCGCTGGATGACATGGTGACGGATGAAGTCAGAAAAGACGTTCCGGAAGCGCTCTGGAAGCAGTCCATGGTCGGCGACAAAACGTATATGTATCCAATTAATACCGCTCCATTCATGATGGGCGTCAACAAAACCGTATTCGAAAAAATCGGCGCGCTTGATCTGCTGCCGCTGGACCGTCCAGACCGTACCTGGACGTTTGATGAATATAAAAAAGCACTGCAGGCTGTGAAAGAAAAAGCTCCTGATATCATTCCTTCCGGATTTTTTGCGAAAAGCCAGGCCGGAGACCAAGGCACGCGTGCTTATATCGCCAACCTGGGCAACGCAAGCTTCCTGAACGACGATTATTCCAAAATCGCGATCAACACGGACAAAGCCGGAGCGGCTTTGGACTGGATCAGACAAGGCGTGAAGGATAAGCTGGTTGTTTCGGGCTCCGAATCCCTCACCGGCGGTGACGTCAACGACTTGTTCCTGCAAGGCAAGCTGGCGATTACGCTGAACTACTCACCGGTTCTCAGAGCACAAAACAAAACGCTGAAAAAAGCAGAATTTGAAGATGTTCTGGTGCCGTTCCCTACCATTGACGGCGCGAAGCCGAAGCTGGAGCCTTACCTTGGCGGCATGGCCATTTTCAACAATGGGGATGATGCCAAAATTGCCGCTTCCAAGAAGCTGATCGACTTTATTGCCAATGATCCGGAATGGGGCAAGAAGGATCTGATCCAAACCGGCGGTTTGTCTGCACGCAGCTCTATTACTGGTCTATACGACGACCCGGAGTACACGTACGCTGAACAAGCCCGTGATTTCTACTCCAATCCGCCAACCATCGTAGACGGTTATGCCGAAGTACGTACGTTCTGGTTCCCAGAACTGCAGAGAGTGCTGCTTGGCAAGGCTACAGGCAAGGAAGCACTGGATGAATTCGCGAAAAAGGCGGATGAAGCCATCACCAAAGCCAAGGCTGAAGCAGGTAAATAA
- a CDS encoding response regulator: protein MYKLMIVEDEPLIRMGLQKYLDWKELGFHDIVEAENGAEGVETALKEKPDLIITDIRMPLMDGLEMIGSLRHRLPETLFVIWTGYNEFEYAQEAIRLGNVSAYLLKPLQYEESLKTIQDCVRQLETKREQERLAAAMQHNLAENIQLKRSHFVKQLLEDGEAPADPRQLAALCGMDEANLRMQPFVLSYVPDSVPSPQSKSWWRQNAEQLLVSMLQNILPSMERQVLFSYMSLNKMYAFTIMDEENTPLLLSPALHRDAEAFLRSASAKQRIRLFLAQGQAASDLKVLSALMQQANQALFMRFAQEGRHVYELRSASAEPLKTSNIHLGDKDKMQLISCLEQGEMELLKQLMDRLAHDLQAKTGQISMEQSLGFIQEVIATGIRYAGKHGINIEEMYHQRLLYLRFVDDFDSMPALFEWLAGWMLQLRADAGQAAKGGADIAIFEQIEAYILQHIDQEITLQMVADRFFYNPSYLSRLFKTKLNKNYMAFVTEIRIAFSKRCLLQSKVPMTDVAQMCGYASYKHFVKTFRKLTDMTPSDYRKQMGMMD from the coding sequence ATGTATAAATTGATGATTGTTGAGGACGAGCCGTTAATTCGCATGGGACTTCAAAAGTATCTGGACTGGAAGGAGCTTGGCTTTCATGACATCGTGGAAGCCGAGAACGGGGCTGAGGGCGTGGAAACCGCACTGAAGGAAAAGCCCGACCTTATCATTACAGACATCCGGATGCCGCTTATGGACGGGCTGGAAATGATCGGCTCCCTGCGCCATAGGCTGCCCGAGACGCTTTTTGTCATCTGGACCGGCTACAATGAATTCGAATATGCCCAGGAGGCCATCCGCCTCGGTAATGTGTCCGCATACCTGTTAAAGCCGCTGCAATATGAGGAGAGCCTTAAGACCATTCAGGATTGTGTCCGTCAGTTGGAAACGAAACGCGAGCAAGAGCGGCTGGCTGCCGCCATGCAGCATAATCTGGCCGAAAATATCCAGCTGAAGCGGAGTCATTTCGTCAAACAGCTGCTTGAGGATGGAGAAGCTCCGGCGGACCCGAGACAGCTGGCTGCCTTGTGCGGAATGGACGAGGCAAATCTGCGCATGCAGCCCTTTGTGCTCTCCTATGTGCCAGACTCTGTGCCTTCACCGCAGTCCAAATCCTGGTGGCGGCAAAATGCCGAACAGCTGCTTGTATCCATGCTGCAGAATATCCTACCTTCCATGGAACGTCAGGTCCTATTCAGCTACATGTCCCTCAATAAAATGTATGCGTTTACAATAATGGATGAGGAAAATACCCCACTCCTTCTGAGCCCTGCGCTGCACAGGGACGCAGAAGCTTTCCTCCGGAGCGCATCGGCAAAGCAGCGTATCCGGCTATTCTTGGCGCAGGGGCAGGCAGCTTCTGATCTCAAAGTCCTTTCTGCCCTGATGCAGCAAGCCAACCAGGCGTTGTTTATGCGGTTTGCCCAGGAGGGCCGGCATGTGTATGAGCTTCGGTCTGCATCAGCTGAACCTTTAAAGACAAGCAACATTCATCTAGGGGACAAGGACAAAATGCAGCTGATTTCCTGCCTGGAGCAGGGCGAAATGGAGCTGCTGAAACAACTTATGGACCGGCTGGCGCATGATCTGCAAGCCAAAACCGGTCAGATCTCTATGGAGCAAAGTCTCGGTTTCATCCAGGAAGTGATTGCGACGGGCATACGGTACGCAGGCAAGCATGGCATCAATATCGAGGAGATGTATCATCAGAGGCTGCTTTATTTACGGTTTGTGGATGATTTTGACTCCATGCCGGCCTTGTTTGAGTGGCTTGCCGGCTGGATGCTGCAGCTGCGTGCGGATGCCGGGCAAGCCGCAAAGGGTGGTGCCGATATCGCCATATTTGAGCAGATTGAGGCCTATATTCTTCAGCATATCGATCAGGAGATTACCCTGCAGATGGTTGCGGACCGCTTTTTCTACAATCCATCCTATCTCAGCCGCCTGTTCAAGACCAAGCTGAATAAAAATTATATGGCCTTTGTGACAGAAATACGTATTGCATTTTCCAAGCGCTGCCTCCTGCAGTCCAAGGTTCCGATGACGGATGTGGCCCAGATGTGCGGCTATGCCAGCTATAAGCATTTTGTTAAAACCTTTCGCAAATTAACGGATATGACACCCTCCGATTACCGGAAGCAAATGGGGATGATGGATTGA